In the Advenella kashmirensis WT001 genome, one interval contains:
- a CDS encoding c-type cytochrome translates to MMKLSLKGVLKAAMPWCGILMLSSAMAQTPAQPEPAAGGQPTNSMSTTRGSVPDPGQIPDAQVPATPPKATPAAPAKPVNGENRIPVGAPGSLEARLAACTMCHGATGVQGADAFYPRISGKPVQYLYQQLLRFREGRREYLPMKRLLVTLSDEYLYEIAVWFSKQTPEYETVTPPRVSPLILQQGEQLVRHGAPEREIPACVACHGDNLKGMQPGIPGLTGLTNEYITAQMGAWQYGIRHSVEPDCMGDIARKMTSAEVQAVSAWLASQDPRLPGTINETAKTPVTCGIQTVSGAQQ, encoded by the coding sequence ATGATGAAATTGAGTTTGAAAGGCGTGCTAAAAGCGGCCATGCCATGGTGCGGCATATTGATGCTATCGTCGGCGATGGCGCAGACGCCAGCCCAGCCGGAACCCGCTGCGGGCGGCCAGCCAACCAACAGCATGTCGACAACCCGCGGCAGCGTACCTGACCCGGGGCAGATACCCGACGCGCAGGTTCCTGCCACACCACCCAAAGCAACGCCCGCTGCACCGGCTAAACCGGTCAACGGTGAAAACCGTATCCCGGTGGGCGCACCTGGTTCTCTGGAAGCCAGGTTGGCGGCCTGTACCATGTGTCATGGGGCCACCGGGGTGCAGGGGGCCGATGCCTTCTATCCCCGCATTTCCGGCAAGCCGGTGCAGTATTTGTATCAGCAATTGCTGCGTTTCCGCGAGGGGCGTCGTGAGTACCTGCCCATGAAGCGCCTGCTGGTTACTCTGTCTGATGAGTATTTATATGAAATTGCAGTCTGGTTCAGCAAGCAGACTCCCGAGTACGAAACAGTGACCCCGCCGCGCGTATCGCCGCTCATTCTGCAGCAAGGTGAACAACTGGTTCGCCACGGCGCCCCCGAGCGCGAGATCCCCGCCTGTGTGGCCTGTCACGGCGATAACCTCAAGGGCATGCAGCCAGGCATTCCGGGCCTGACCGGCCTGACCAACGAATATATTACGGCGCAGATGGGGGCCTGGCAGTATGGCATTCGTCATTCGGTGGAGCCCGATTGCATGGGTGATATAGCCAGAAAAATGACGTCGGCCGAAGTGCAGGCGGTCTCGGCATGGCTGGCCAGCCAGGATCCCCGTTTGCCGGGAACCATTAATGAAACGGCCAAAACGCCGGTGACCTGTGGGATTCAGACCGTGTCGGGAGCGCAGCAATGA
- a CDS encoding c-type cytochrome: MTSALPEGDAPAAVIARGKYLTQIGNCVGCHTAVDTPEFSGGSGLKTDFGTFFAPNITPDAQHGIGNWTADDFWHALHNGKAPDGSLLYPAFPYQSYSHLSRADTDAIYSYLKTLPASDRQAPAHELQQPFNMRFLLAFWRALYFRPADAVARIEPSDDALVRGRHLVEGVAHCAECHTPRNSLGGLDQSRFLQGGKMTDGIWYAPALTGDIDGGLGAWSAQDIAHLLLTGISAHGAVVGPMSEALRGVQYLNQQDVSDIAVYLKSLPAVGLKTERSGQVNDTLYSMGKEIYGQYCAACHQADGKGVAQAWPALDGNSLVRGRDVTGLLRVIMDGGFTPTTAQTPQTYGMPPFRHFLNDLEIAAAATYIRNTWGNESGGVNQRDVNRVRNMD, translated from the coding sequence GTGACATCGGCGCTGCCTGAGGGCGACGCGCCGGCAGCGGTGATTGCGCGGGGAAAATATCTGACCCAGATCGGCAATTGTGTCGGGTGCCACACGGCAGTGGATACACCGGAGTTTTCCGGCGGCAGTGGCCTGAAGACCGATTTTGGTACGTTTTTCGCACCGAATATTACGCCTGATGCGCAACATGGGATTGGCAACTGGACGGCCGACGATTTCTGGCACGCTCTGCACAATGGCAAGGCGCCGGACGGCTCATTGCTGTACCCGGCCTTTCCTTACCAGAGTTATTCGCATCTGAGTCGCGCTGATACTGATGCGATTTACAGTTACCTGAAAACCTTGCCGGCCAGCGATCGCCAGGCGCCCGCCCATGAACTGCAGCAACCGTTCAATATGCGTTTTTTGCTGGCGTTCTGGCGGGCATTGTATTTCCGGCCAGCTGATGCCGTGGCACGTATTGAGCCGTCGGACGACGCGCTGGTGCGCGGCAGGCATTTGGTGGAGGGCGTAGCGCATTGTGCCGAATGCCACACGCCGCGCAACAGCCTGGGAGGCCTGGACCAGAGCCGCTTCCTGCAGGGTGGCAAAATGACAGATGGCATATGGTATGCGCCCGCGCTAACCGGCGATATTGATGGGGGCCTGGGAGCATGGAGCGCTCAGGACATTGCCCATCTGCTTTTGACTGGAATATCCGCACATGGCGCCGTGGTAGGCCCAATGAGCGAAGCCTTGCGTGGGGTTCAGTATCTGAATCAGCAGGATGTCTCCGATATTGCGGTTTATCTGAAGTCATTGCCTGCAGTCGGTCTGAAGACCGAGCGTAGTGGCCAGGTCAACGATACGCTTTATTCAATGGGCAAAGAAATCTATGGACAGTATTGTGCTGCCTGTCATCAGGCTGATGGCAAAGGTGTGGCACAGGCGTGGCCTGCGCTTGATGGCAATAGCCTGGTGCGCGGGCGGGATGTGACGGGGCTGTTGCGTGTGATCATGGACGGCGGGTTTACGCCCACGACGGCCCAAACCCCGCAGACTTATGGCATGCCGCCGTTCCGTCATTTCCTCAACGACCTGGAAATAGCGGCTGCGGCCACTTATATTCGCAATACCTGGGGTAATGAGTCAGGCGGAGTCAATCAACGCGACGTCAATCGCGTCCGCAATATGGATTGA
- the mreD gene encoding rod shape-determining protein MreD: MVKRSLTSLEPLQRTNYFYGSSPIYAWITIVLTWLASLLPWREWEGAPDILILVLAFWCVQQVRGVGLTSALIFGLLMDVHDVNVMGEHALSYVLVIFGAWCFGAGWCSSVLSARCCRCFPSFFWPPFPVIC; this comes from the coding sequence ATGGTCAAACGTAGCCTGACCTCGCTTGAGCCACTGCAACGGACCAATTACTTCTATGGTTCAAGCCCCATTTACGCCTGGATCACGATCGTGCTGACCTGGCTGGCCTCGCTGCTGCCCTGGCGCGAATGGGAGGGGGCGCCCGATATTCTGATCCTGGTGCTGGCCTTCTGGTGCGTACAACAGGTGCGCGGGGTCGGTCTGACCAGCGCCCTGATCTTCGGTTTACTGATGGACGTGCATGATGTCAATGTCATGGGCGAGCACGCGCTCAGCTATGTGCTGGTGATCTTCGGCGCCTGGTGTTTCGGCGCAGGATGGTGCAGTTCGGTTTTATCAGCCAGATGTTGCAGATGCTTCCCGTCTTTTTTCTGGCCCCCTTTCCCGGTCATTTGCTGA
- a CDS encoding DMT family transporter, giving the protein MTPRQKGLTSAHIAAVFFGLTGVLGHVIHASPMTITFGRALFAVLALYAVAMFLKASIVRGLDRRSYVSLLCSGLALTIHWVTFFMAVKTGGIAIATLGFASFPAFITLLERLVLKDQVNLMDWLLVVLVISGLILVTPAIDLNNAGTIGLFWGVISAITFAALALINRTLGRLNAIQIAFWQNMVVLVLCLPLGLGGMAMLSDSSLLWLIVLGVICTALSHFLFVHSLRSIPARSAGLIIALEPVYAIAFAMVLFNEQPTLKMALGAVLIITAAVWPRKQTGHAA; this is encoded by the coding sequence ATGACACCGCGACAAAAAGGCCTCACCAGCGCGCACATCGCCGCCGTTTTTTTCGGACTCACCGGCGTATTGGGCCACGTGATACACGCCAGCCCCATGACCATTACATTCGGTCGGGCCCTGTTCGCCGTGCTGGCGCTGTATGCCGTTGCTATGTTTCTTAAAGCCTCAATCGTGCGTGGCCTTGATCGCCGCAGCTACGTATCCCTGCTTTGCTCCGGACTGGCATTGACCATTCACTGGGTCACATTTTTCATGGCCGTCAAAACCGGCGGCATTGCCATCGCCACCTTGGGTTTTGCCAGCTTTCCCGCCTTTATTACGCTACTGGAGCGACTGGTGCTCAAGGACCAGGTCAATCTCATGGACTGGCTCCTGGTGGTCTTGGTGATCAGCGGGCTGATTCTGGTAACGCCGGCCATAGACCTGAACAACGCAGGCACCATCGGTTTGTTCTGGGGCGTGATCTCCGCCATTACCTTTGCCGCGCTTGCCCTTATCAACCGCACACTTGGCCGGCTCAACGCCATCCAGATTGCCTTCTGGCAGAACATGGTCGTGCTGGTTCTGTGTCTGCCACTGGGGCTGGGTGGTATGGCCATGCTGTCCGATAGCAGCCTGCTGTGGCTAATCGTACTGGGCGTGATCTGTACAGCACTCTCGCATTTTCTGTTTGTCCATAGCCTGCGCAGCATTCCCGCCCGCAGTGCCGGTCTTATCATTGCGCTTGAACCCGTTTATGCCATCGCCTTTGCCATGGTATTGTTCAACGAACAGCCCACGCTGAAAATGGCGCTGGGTGCTGTACTGATCATTACCGCGGCAGTATGGCCACGCAAGCAGACGGGGCACGCGGCCTGA
- the mrdA gene encoding penicillin-binding protein 2 translates to MFEFRKRSTIQKKKIRLRVLVALVFVLGCFGLLIDRLWVLQVERYQGLAERADRNRIALVPIAPRRGDIVDRNGTVLARSYRDYTLEIVPAQVQNMDELISQISKVIPLTPLDIRRFKRRMGQTTRYASVMLRGNLTDDEAAIFAAHSFRFPDVNLRARWVREYPQGESAAHVVGYVGRISEKDQERLERDGVEGNYRGTDVIGKKGIEASYEAVLHGKTGWEEVEVAASGKPVQVLKRIDPIPGDTLHLSIDLGLQKMVEDLYSKGFVKEGVPERGALVAIDPRNGQVLAYVSAPSYDPNLFIDGIDVENWRRLADSPEHPLIDRPVSGTFPIGSTYKPFVALAALKLGVRDPNARIPDPGYFEYGNQRFRNAGGAAYGPTNMHRALVVSSDTYFFSLGPLIGVDALHDFSLMFGFGRKTGIDLNYEKIGILPSREWKKKAFKDPRQQRWIPGETISVAVGQGYNSFTIMQLAQATSTLAADGKYIRPHLVSEMENTISKTRTPTVKQPDYQIAVSPASIRLVKDALVDVTRRGTAKRSFADAAYESAGKTGTAQVFSLKGSKYNSRNLKRNLWDHALYMGFAPAKEPKIAVALIVENGGWGASVAAPIARKVFDYWLSPTRSAQVDSVPVLELDGDEPAEDTSPDVMVPQEVPANPEDKAPEHLPDILAPVGNGGGGNGAEQRRNNE, encoded by the coding sequence ATGTTCGAATTCCGCAAGCGTTCCACCATACAAAAAAAGAAAATCCGGTTGCGCGTACTGGTAGCCTTGGTGTTCGTGCTCGGTTGCTTCGGGCTGCTGATTGACCGGCTGTGGGTACTTCAGGTTGAACGCTACCAGGGGCTGGCCGAACGCGCCGATCGCAACCGTATTGCACTGGTGCCTATCGCTCCGCGTCGTGGCGATATCGTTGATCGCAATGGGACGGTGCTGGCGCGCAGCTATCGGGACTATACGCTGGAAATCGTACCGGCCCAGGTACAAAATATGGACGAACTGATCAGCCAGATCAGCAAGGTTATTCCGCTAACGCCCCTGGATATCCGCCGCTTCAAGCGGCGTATGGGGCAGACTACTCGCTATGCGTCGGTCATGCTGCGCGGTAATCTGACCGATGATGAAGCGGCCATTTTTGCTGCCCATTCCTTTCGTTTTCCGGATGTCAATCTGCGTGCCCGCTGGGTGCGCGAGTATCCCCAGGGCGAATCGGCCGCGCACGTCGTGGGCTATGTCGGCCGCATTTCCGAGAAAGATCAGGAGCGTCTGGAGCGCGATGGCGTCGAGGGTAACTATCGTGGCACCGATGTCATCGGCAAAAAAGGGATTGAAGCCAGTTACGAAGCGGTGCTTCATGGCAAGACCGGCTGGGAAGAAGTAGAAGTGGCGGCATCGGGCAAGCCGGTGCAGGTCTTGAAGCGCATTGATCCGATACCGGGAGATACGCTGCATCTGTCAATTGACCTTGGTCTGCAGAAAATGGTCGAAGACCTATACAGCAAAGGCTTTGTCAAGGAAGGTGTACCCGAACGCGGTGCGCTGGTTGCCATCGATCCGCGCAACGGACAGGTGCTGGCCTATGTGTCGGCCCCGTCGTATGATCCGAATCTGTTCATTGACGGCATTGATGTGGAAAACTGGCGCAGGCTGGCCGATTCGCCCGAGCATCCCCTGATTGATCGTCCGGTGTCGGGCACGTTTCCTATCGGGTCCACGTACAAACCGTTTGTGGCGCTGGCGGCGCTCAAGCTGGGTGTGCGCGATCCGAATGCCCGCATTCCCGATCCCGGTTATTTCGAATACGGCAACCAGCGGTTTCGCAATGCGGGTGGTGCGGCCTATGGGCCGACCAATATGCATCGGGCGCTGGTCGTGTCTTCCGATACCTATTTCTTTAGTTTGGGCCCGTTGATCGGCGTGGATGCGCTGCATGACTTTTCCCTGATGTTCGGATTCGGGCGCAAGACCGGGATTGATCTGAACTACGAGAAAATCGGCATTCTGCCCTCGCGCGAATGGAAGAAGAAGGCTTTTAAGGACCCGCGCCAACAGCGCTGGATTCCCGGCGAGACGATTTCGGTGGCGGTGGGCCAGGGATATAATTCATTTACCATCATGCAACTGGCGCAGGCAACGTCTACGTTGGCGGCGGACGGCAAATATATTCGCCCGCATCTGGTCAGTGAAATGGAAAATACCATCAGCAAGACACGCACGCCCACGGTCAAGCAGCCCGACTATCAGATCGCGGTCAGCCCGGCGTCCATTCGGCTGGTCAAGGATGCGCTGGTCGATGTGACCCGCCGCGGAACGGCCAAACGCAGTTTCGCCGACGCCGCTTATGAGTCGGCCGGCAAAACCGGTACTGCACAGGTGTTCAGCCTGAAGGGGTCAAAATACAATTCGCGCAATCTGAAGCGCAACTTGTGGGATCACGCGCTATATATGGGTTTTGCGCCGGCCAAGGAGCCGAAAATCGCCGTGGCGCTGATTGTCGAAAATGGTGGCTGGGGCGCCAGCGTTGCTGCGCCCATTGCACGCAAGGTCTTTGATTACTGGCTCTCGCCAACCCGCTCGGCTCAGGTCGATTCCGTACCCGTACTGGAGCTGGACGGCGACGAACCTGCCGAAGATACGTCACCCGATGTGATGGTGCCGCAAGAAGTGCCGGCCAATCCCGAAGACAAGGCACCGGAACATCTGCCCGACATTCTTGCACCGGTAGGCAATGGCGGTGGCGGCAATGGCGCCGAACAAAGGCGGAATAATGAATAA
- the gatC gene encoding Asp-tRNA(Asn)/Glu-tRNA(Gln) amidotransferase subunit GatC: MALTENDVNRIARLSRLELDPAEQAQALTDLNSILGLIEKLQAVDTQGVEPLAHPLSAIQDIALRLREDAVTETPSETTRSRLMANAPAQEDGLFLVPKVIE, from the coding sequence ATGGCCCTTACCGAAAACGATGTGAACCGCATTGCCCGCCTCTCCCGGCTCGAACTGGATCCGGCAGAACAGGCGCAGGCGCTCACCGATCTGAACAGCATTCTTGGTCTTATTGAAAAGCTTCAGGCTGTGGACACCCAGGGGGTTGAACCACTGGCCCATCCGCTGTCGGCCATCCAGGACATTGCCCTGCGTCTGCGCGAAGACGCCGTCACCGAAACTCCCTCCGAAACCACCCGTTCCCGCCTTATGGCCAACGCCCCGGCCCAGGAAGACGGTCTGTTTCTAGTTCCCAAAGTAATCGAGTAA
- the mutY gene encoding A/G-specific adenine glycosylase, producing MSFASTVIDWQRERGRHDLPWQGSRDPYRVWLSEIMLQQTQVATVIPYYARFLSRFPTLKALARASQEEVMPYWAGLGYYARARNLHRCARVVMNDWHGAFPENAQDIAKLPGIGPSTANAIAAFCYNARQPILDGNVKRVFCRYYGIEGDTQKKATESVLWERAWQHLERAPDTVDMAAYTQGLMDLGATLCTRSRPACERCPLAADCVARREGRQAQLPTARQRKTVPQRQVCVLILEHNDQILLYRRADKGIWGGLLTLPEFVDHQACANYLQQTLGEHALPVRLAAFEHVFTHFRLHIEPALLHAAEQPVVLPPAGDDAGQPGRWQWVALDALPDAALPAPCANCSRVILTNTAVTQPTRPACSDSTAGWQPAARPR from the coding sequence ATGTCATTTGCCAGTACCGTCATTGATTGGCAGCGTGAACGCGGCAGGCACGACCTGCCGTGGCAGGGTAGTCGCGATCCCTATCGCGTCTGGCTCTCGGAGATCATGCTGCAGCAGACGCAGGTGGCGACGGTTATTCCGTACTACGCCCGCTTCCTGTCCCGGTTTCCCACACTCAAGGCATTAGCCCGGGCCAGCCAGGAAGAGGTTATGCCCTATTGGGCGGGGCTGGGCTACTATGCCAGGGCGCGCAATCTGCATCGCTGCGCCAGGGTCGTCATGAATGACTGGCATGGCGCTTTCCCGGAAAACGCCCAGGATATTGCCAAGCTACCGGGCATCGGACCGTCCACGGCCAACGCCATTGCCGCTTTCTGCTACAACGCACGCCAGCCTATCCTGGACGGCAATGTCAAACGTGTTTTTTGCCGCTATTATGGCATTGAAGGCGATACGCAGAAGAAGGCGACCGAAAGCGTCTTGTGGGAACGGGCCTGGCAGCATCTTGAGCGCGCCCCGGACACTGTCGATATGGCAGCCTACACGCAAGGCCTGATGGACCTGGGCGCAACCCTTTGTACACGCAGCAGGCCCGCCTGTGAGCGATGTCCGCTGGCTGCCGATTGCGTGGCCCGGCGCGAGGGTCGGCAAGCGCAACTGCCCACGGCACGCCAGCGCAAGACGGTCCCGCAACGTCAGGTGTGTGTATTGATTCTGGAGCACAATGATCAAATCCTGTTGTATCGTCGCGCGGACAAAGGCATCTGGGGAGGGTTGCTGACGCTACCTGAATTTGTCGACCACCAAGCCTGCGCCAACTATCTGCAGCAGACACTCGGCGAGCATGCGTTGCCCGTACGCCTGGCGGCATTTGAACATGTATTTACCCATTTTCGACTGCATATCGAACCGGCGCTGCTGCATGCGGCTGAGCAACCCGTCGTGCTGCCACCCGCGGGCGATGATGCCGGCCAGCCGGGCCGCTGGCAATGGGTTGCACTGGACGCGCTACCCGATGCGGCGCTGCCTGCGCCTTGCGCAAACTGCTCACGGGTTATTTTGACGAACACAGCAGTCACGCAACCCACACGCCCCGCCTGTTCTGACTCGACTGCAGGCTGGCAGCCCGCAGCGCGCCCGCGATGA
- the gatB gene encoding Asp-tRNA(Asn)/Glu-tRNA(Gln) amidotransferase subunit GatB produces MKWEIVIGLETHTQLSTQSKIFSGSSTAFGAAPNTQANCVDLALPGSLPVMNRGAVDRAIRFGLAVGGTVSPRSIFARKNYFYPDLPKNYQITQFEIPVVVGGKIRFFVGDEEKTVNLTRAHLEEDAGKSLHDTFKGPQGEPATGIDLNRTGTPLLEIVTEPEMRSAAEAVEYAKTLHGLVVWLGICDGNMQEGSFRCDANVSVRPVGQKEFGTRTEIKNVNSFRFLERAILFEARRQIDVLEDGGTIIQETRLYDDVNDETRSMRTKEDAHDYRYFPDPDLPPLMISNEWIEQVRADMPELPVVRRERYETQLGLPAYDAAQLTVTRGVSDFFEETMSRLPAEQAKLASNWIMGELAASLNREEREIADSPVTPEDLARLIQRIADGTLSNKAGREVFAAMWAGEHERDVDTIIEARGLKQVSDAGAIGTLIDDVLAAHPAIVEEYRAGKQKAFNSLVGQVMKAGKGKVNPAQVNQLLKEKLG; encoded by the coding sequence ATGAAGTGGGAAATCGTTATCGGACTGGAAACCCATACCCAGTTATCTACCCAATCGAAAATTTTTTCGGGCAGCAGCACGGCCTTTGGCGCGGCGCCCAACACCCAGGCCAACTGCGTTGATCTGGCCCTGCCCGGCAGCCTGCCGGTCATGAACCGCGGCGCCGTAGATCGCGCCATCCGCTTCGGCCTGGCAGTCGGCGGCACGGTATCGCCCCGCTCCATCTTTGCACGCAAAAACTATTTTTACCCCGATCTGCCGAAAAACTACCAAATTACCCAATTTGAAATTCCGGTCGTCGTGGGCGGCAAAATCCGCTTTTTTGTTGGCGATGAAGAAAAAACCGTTAATCTGACGCGCGCGCATCTGGAAGAAGATGCCGGCAAATCGCTGCACGACACCTTCAAGGGTCCGCAGGGCGAGCCGGCCACAGGCATCGATCTGAACCGCACGGGTACGCCGTTGCTGGAAATCGTCACAGAGCCGGAAATGCGTTCCGCCGCCGAAGCGGTCGAATATGCAAAAACCCTGCACGGCCTGGTGGTCTGGCTGGGCATATGCGACGGCAATATGCAGGAAGGCTCGTTCCGTTGCGACGCCAACGTCTCGGTGCGGCCGGTTGGACAGAAGGAATTCGGCACACGTACCGAAATCAAAAACGTCAACTCGTTCCGCTTCCTGGAGCGCGCCATCCTGTTTGAGGCCCGCCGGCAGATCGACGTACTGGAAGATGGCGGCACCATCATCCAGGAAACCCGACTGTACGATGACGTGAATGATGAGACACGCAGCATGCGGACCAAGGAAGACGCCCACGACTATCGTTATTTTCCTGACCCGGACCTGCCTCCACTGATGATCAGCAACGAATGGATCGAACAGGTCCGCGCCGACATGCCCGAGTTGCCCGTCGTGCGACGCGAACGCTACGAAACCCAACTGGGTCTGCCGGCTTACGACGCAGCACAGCTGACCGTCACGCGCGGCGTATCCGACTTTTTCGAAGAGACCATGTCCCGCCTGCCTGCCGAACAGGCCAAGCTGGCGTCAAACTGGATCATGGGGGAACTGGCCGCATCCCTGAACCGGGAAGAACGCGAGATTGCCGACAGCCCGGTCACGCCTGAAGATCTGGCCAGACTGATTCAGCGGATTGCCGACGGCACACTGTCCAACAAGGCCGGTCGCGAGGTGTTTGCCGCCATGTGGGCAGGTGAACATGAGCGCGATGTCGATACCATTATCGAGGCGCGCGGGCTCAAACAAGTGAGCGATGCCGGCGCCATCGGCACACTGATTGACGACGTGCTTGCCGCCCATCCGGCTATCGTTGAAGAGTACCGCGCCGGCAAACAGAAAGCCTTCAATTCATTGGTCGGTCAGGTTATGAAAGCCGGCAAGGGCAAAGTCAATCCGGCCCAGGTCAACCAGTTGCTCAAGGAAAAACTGGGCTGA
- the mreC gene encoding rod shape-determining protein MreC — protein sequence MQQNSSLRFFTHGPAAEVRLFFLAIFCVGLMIADSQTRYIEPVRRVVSVMLYPFQKTAMWPRDAVTQVYDWSNAITIAKQESAAVQRQRIELAQLSTHAAQMAAENAQLRRLLAVKTTVQTPSVAVEILYTSVNPLNQTLVLTKGSNDGIRPGMPVIDEGGVVGQIRRVTPMTSEATLITDNKISVPVMVLRNGLRVIAFGSGQTGRLDVRYLGLGADIRPGDDLVTSGIGGIYPQGLSVGKIAAVDNNSAEGFMRARAVPSAHPERYRHFLVLLVPTDNLPDIPASLTDTSHSAVPGRVN from the coding sequence ATGCAGCAAAACAGTTCATTACGTTTTTTCACTCACGGGCCAGCTGCAGAGGTCAGACTTTTTTTTCTGGCTATTTTTTGCGTGGGCCTGATGATCGCTGACTCGCAAACCCGCTATATCGAGCCGGTGCGCAGAGTGGTGTCCGTGATGCTTTATCCGTTCCAGAAAACCGCGATGTGGCCGCGCGATGCGGTCACGCAGGTGTACGACTGGTCCAATGCCATTACCATTGCCAAACAGGAAAGCGCGGCGGTTCAGCGGCAACGTATCGAACTGGCCCAGTTGTCGACGCACGCTGCGCAGATGGCGGCAGAAAACGCCCAGTTGCGACGCCTCCTCGCTGTCAAGACAACGGTGCAGACACCTTCGGTAGCGGTAGAAATTCTGTATACCTCGGTCAATCCGCTGAACCAGACCCTGGTGCTTACCAAGGGCAGCAATGACGGGATTCGCCCGGGCATGCCGGTCATTGACGAGGGTGGGGTGGTCGGCCAGATCCGGCGCGTGACCCCCATGACCTCCGAGGCAACCCTGATTACCGATAATAAAATTTCTGTCCCCGTGATGGTGCTGCGCAACGGCTTGCGGGTCATTGCATTCGGCTCGGGACAGACAGGCCGGCTGGATGTGCGCTATCTGGGGCTGGGCGCCGATATTCGTCCTGGAGACGATCTGGTGACCAGCGGTATTGGCGGCATCTACCCGCAAGGCCTGTCGGTCGGAAAAATTGCGGCAGTGGACAATAACTCAGCAGAAGGCTTTATGCGTGCACGTGCCGTACCATCGGCGCATCCCGAGCGCTATCGTCACTTTCTCGTGCTGCTGGTCCCTACAGACAATCTGCCCGATATCCCGGCATCGCTGACCGATACCTCGCACAGCGCCGTGCCAGGCAGGGTGAACTGA
- a CDS encoding DoxX family protein — MKTDHLVPYALALLRIVSGYTLLLHGTAKYFHVPHIAMFDNLQALSMVGVAGMIELVAGVLLILGLFTRSAAFIASGMTAVAISTPMRLRVMACSHS, encoded by the coding sequence ATGAAAACAGACCATCTGGTTCCCTACGCCCTTGCCCTGCTTCGTATCGTTTCCGGCTACACTTTGCTGCTGCATGGTACCGCGAAATACTTCCATGTTCCTCATATTGCAATGTTCGACAATCTGCAGGCATTGTCCATGGTCGGCGTTGCCGGCATGATTGAACTGGTTGCGGGGGTTTTGCTTATTCTTGGTCTGTTCACCCGTTCCGCTGCGTTTATCGCTTCGGGCATGACTGCGGTTGCTATTTCTACGCCCATGCGCCTCAGGGTAATGGCTTGTTCCCACTCATGA
- a CDS encoding LysR family transcriptional regulator yields the protein MDTLLSIKVFCEVVRAGSFVAAARHLGISNPMASKHVVHLEQQVGARLLHRTSRRLSLTEAGQLYYDKCVDALDVLDQAEAALGDRQGEPSGVLRVTVPVWFASNRIAQLLVQYQKRYPRVVLDLHLTNSKIELAQAGMDLAIRVTHDPEPHLIVRRIGTVRLVLVSSPDYISRMGKPQSVQDLERYGAVMPNYRDRNDYLLQGPAGMIKFRLHGLMKVNDTTLSRELVLAGMGIAMLPAWLIEDDLRQGRLLRLLPDHDSPPLDIFASYISRQYQTGKVRSFIDFFSAAMAS from the coding sequence ATGGATACGCTACTGAGTATCAAGGTGTTCTGTGAAGTGGTGCGTGCCGGCAGTTTTGTGGCTGCAGCCCGCCATCTGGGGATATCCAATCCCATGGCCAGCAAGCATGTTGTGCATCTGGAGCAGCAGGTGGGGGCACGCCTGTTGCATCGCACCAGCCGCAGGCTGAGCCTGACCGAGGCTGGTCAGCTGTACTATGACAAATGTGTTGATGCGCTGGATGTGCTGGATCAGGCCGAAGCCGCGCTGGGTGATCGCCAGGGTGAGCCCAGTGGCGTGCTGCGAGTCACGGTGCCGGTGTGGTTTGCCAGCAACCGTATTGCCCAGTTGCTGGTGCAATATCAGAAGCGCTATCCCCGGGTAGTGCTGGATCTTCACCTGACCAACAGCAAGATCGAACTTGCCCAGGCCGGAATGGATCTGGCGATTCGGGTCACGCATGATCCGGAACCGCATTTGATTGTGCGCAGGATCGGAACGGTTCGGCTGGTGCTGGTGTCCAGTCCGGACTACATCAGCCGTATGGGCAAACCGCAGTCAGTCCAGGATCTGGAACGGTACGGCGCGGTCATGCCCAACTATCGTGATCGCAATGATTATCTGCTGCAGGGGCCTGCAGGCATGATCAAGTTCCGGCTACATGGCCTGATGAAGGTAAATGACACGACATTAAGCCGTGAGTTGGTATTGGCAGGCATGGGCATTGCCATGCTGCCCGCCTGGCTGATAGAGGATGATCTTCGCCAGGGGCGGCTGTTGCGCCTGCTGCCTGATCATGACAGCCCGCCGCTGGATATTTTCGCCAGCTATATCAGCCGCCAGTACCAGACCGGCAAAGTGCGCAGCTTTATTGATTTTTTCTCTGCCGCCATGGCGTCGTAA